GAAGCCGCGGGCTTCGGGTCAGCCTGCTGGGGCGCCGCAACGGTATCGCGTGGTCAAGGGCGACGCGTTATGGAATATCGCCAGACAGGAAGGGGCTAGCAGCGCAGCGGATATCAACAAGATGATGGTGGGTATTTTGCGGGCCAATCCGCAGGCCTTCATCAAGGGCAACATCAACGGGCTGAAGACCGGCTACGTCCTGCGCATTCCGCCCGCCTCGCAGCTCGCGCGGATCGCCGCCTCGGAGGCGACCGCCGAAGTGTCGAAGCAGAATGCCTTGTGGCATCAGTATGCCATGCGAATGGCTGGCAAGACGGTACCCGAATCGCAGCTCAAGGCGGCGGGCGATATGTCGTCGGCGACCGGTAAACCCGCCATGCCGGGCAAAACCGCGGAAGCGGGTAACGGACATCTCCGCATCATGGGCACCGAGTCGAAATCGCCGGGCATGGGTGGGGAAAAGATCGCCATGGCCGGTGCCGGCGATCAGAAGGCAATGGAGCATCAGCTGTCGCTTGCAAAGGAAGCGGCCGTATCGAATCAGCAACAGATCAAGGATTTGCAATCGCGCATCGATGCCTTGCAGGGGATCGTTACGAAACAGCAGAAACTGCTGGAGCTGAAGAATCAGGAGCTGGCAGCCCTGCAGGCAAAGGCCGGACACGCCGGCACCGCCAACGCTCCGGCGAAGCTCGCATTGCCGACCGCCACCACGGGTGGGAAGCTCTCGATGCCGGCTTCCGCCACGGCCGCGCATGCGCTGCCGGCCATGCCGGTTGCCACCACCGCGGAAAAGCCGGCCACGACGGCCATGCCCCATAATGCCACCGCAGCTCATCCCGAGGCCGTGGCACCGGCGAAGCCTGTGGCAGCACCCAAACCGCCTGCGAAGCCGGTCGAGCCGACGCGCACGAGCCTGGTCGACATGCTGGCGAACAACCCCAACTACCTGATGGCGGCGGGAGCATTGGCGCTGTTGCTGCTGGCACTGCTGTGGCTGGTGGTGCGCCGTTCGTCGAAAGCCAAGCAGACGCCGAAGGTGCGCGGCCTCGATCAGCCGATTGGCGCCGCAGGCGCAGAACCGAGCTTCGACAGTAATGTCGTGGCCGGCGGTGTCGCCGCGGTCGCCGCGGGCGCTGCGACAGCCGCCGTCGCGGAACAGAGCGCGGATCGCGAACCAGGTGGCGCGGGCGATGATTCCGAGGACGGCGTTGCCGCACAGTCGGTAAGCGAGCCGGATGACGATCTCGGTGAACTACCGTTGATGGATGAGGACGCGCCGGCAGAAAATGCGGAGGCGGCACCGGCTGACGATGCGATGGCGGAGGCGGATGTGTACATTGCGTACGGCCTCTATCCGCAAGCCGAATCAGTCATCCAGAAGGCACTGGAAGACGAACCTGACAATGCGAACTACCGTTCCAAACTGCTCGAATGCTATTACAGCGCCAATGACCGAGAGGCCTTCGATCGCGAAGCCCAGGTGTTGTTCGACAGCCTGCCGAACGCCCAGAACGATCCCACATGGCAGCGCGTGGCGGCTTTGGGCAAGTCGCTGAGTCCCGACAACAACCTGTTTTCCGCTACCGATACAGGTGGATTGAGTGCCGAGGATATCGTCGGCGTAAAGTCGGATCTTGGTGACCTGGATCTCGGCGATTCTCACGATTTCGGCGATTTGGGTGCCGAAGGTGATGCGCCAAGTGCGGATGCGGATGATCAGGTTTTCAATCTGGACGACCTTGATCTGGGAGACGATCTCGGCGATGACCTGACCGAGG
The Acidihalobacter prosperus DNA segment above includes these coding regions:
- a CDS encoding FimV/HubP family polar landmark protein, whose amino-acid sequence is MRRLALGLSLIGCLLVPVTSEALGLGSIDVRTSLNQPLQADIELMGVNSGDLSSVSVKLASPALFARVGIPRPDYLTNLQFKVASTRNGKPVIRVTTSQPLRQPFLDFLLEVNWSGGRLLREYTILLNPPDYMNGRAEASAQMPAAVVAPPAQAMSGKPAAPMTPRPSSGGMAAAKPRASGQPAGAPQRYRVVKGDALWNIARQEGASSAADINKMMVGILRANPQAFIKGNINGLKTGYVLRIPPASQLARIAASEATAEVSKQNALWHQYAMRMAGKTVPESQLKAAGDMSSATGKPAMPGKTAEAGNGHLRIMGTESKSPGMGGEKIAMAGAGDQKAMEHQLSLAKEAAVSNQQQIKDLQSRIDALQGIVTKQQKLLELKNQELAALQAKAGHAGTANAPAKLALPTATTGGKLSMPASATAAHALPAMPVATTAEKPATTAMPHNATAAHPEAVAPAKPVAAPKPPAKPVEPTRTSLVDMLANNPNYLMAAGALALLLLALLWLVVRRSSKAKQTPKVRGLDQPIGAAGAEPSFDSNVVAGGVAAVAAGAATAAVAEQSADREPGGAGDDSEDGVAAQSVSEPDDDLGELPLMDEDAPAENAEAAPADDAMAEADVYIAYGLYPQAESVIQKALEDEPDNANYRSKLLECYYSANDREAFDREAQVLFDSLPNAQNDPTWQRVAALGKSLSPDNNLFSATDTGGLSAEDIVGVKSDLGDLDLGDSHDFGDLGAEGDAPSADADDQVFNLDDLDLGDDLGDDLTEVSVDEADDAKKGQADLAPVEAGATGDADLDNLDALDFSMDDLELPAEPPASSGDQDSADDLDFETLDISSDLSESDEKPQAVAAPAVEDDLDALDFDLDIATGDAMSGIEEPPEKALSTPEAAQSPADDESVLSTASDIDDLDTFGELEDLEFDVGGMDTEPATEGSGLITDGDEVATKLDLAKAYLDMGDEEGAQSTLQEVLAEGSPEQREEAESLLKQIG